The sequence TATTAAAAAGTTCAAAGCAATACAAAGTCTTAGATTCATTACAGCTCGCCAACAGagcaaaaagaaaaataaaaactcaTTGCCACAACCGGTAGGTATGATAAGACAAGATCCCTAGACTCCCATCTTATTATGAGACCGTcattcaaaccggttgaatatagcccgtgctatcatctcccactggttgcacccagtaaccaaaggcttccTGGAGTCCGTAGGAATGAGTAAGGACCGCGTACGGATCCATGTCGTAGCCTTGAAGATGACATGTAGTTGCCTCGACATCACGGCGCTTGGCTGCCCTCATGGCACGCCCTAACTGCAAGTCGTCCGCGTCTAGTTGCTCCCGGATCCGGTTGCTGACACGCCTGCCAGCCGACACCGGGTCCAAGATCCCACCAAAAGCGATAATCTCCTCAGCCGTCCTCTCTCGGGGTGTCTGATCCCCGAGCTTACACCCGCCCATCATGGTTGGCGAACAGACGGGGGACGCGGCCGAAGTAGCACCTCCAGAAGGTACTATTGGAGAAGGGGACTGAAGAGCCTCCTGCTCGGCAGTCCCTATACCCACCACAACGGCCGGTCTGCAAGGAGTCGCCACGGGAGATGAGGGCCTCCTGCCCCCCCCTCCCAACGACGGTCTTGGCGCACCGGGTGCCTGCAGCTGAAGAGACGGAAGTGAGGGCCTCCTGCCCCTTCCTTTCCTCGTCCACGTCATCAGCGAAACGTGGCGGTACCACCAACGGCTTGGAGATCTCCCGGGCCGGTGGGTGTGATGGTGGTGATATGCGAGCATCAAACATCATCGGCGGTAACTCATGATTCGCCAGGTCATCCATCTCGACTCTGTGGTAGCAACTATATACAGTACAACATCCATTTAGATACACTCATTTCAGCGACAGCTAaccccgaacggagggagtactcagtGGACGGTAGTCAGTACAACATAAGTGTACCTAAGAATTGTACAAGGAGCACGGATCGAACTATATGGAAATGCATGTCAGGTCACGCTCAGATGCAGAGGGGACGCCCGGACCGATCCAAGCAGCAGCAGGTAAACGATGAGTTCGATCAGGCTCCACGATGGTACGGTACACAGCGCAATAACGACGAGCCAACCTCTttgagcataattggtttgatgccaacaattggcattgccaatatttggcaagccaacatttggcaaaatcaaaagttgccaaatgttggcaacttttttgtgaggttgagaagaaaagttgatagccaaccaatcactagccaacatttggcatttgccaaatattggcatACCAACTTTTGGCATCGAACCAATCATGCTCTTTCCCTCGTCCCTATGGCTGGCCGGCTGGCTATATATCCGCACGACAAGGGAAGCCCCTTTGCTTAAGAAAAAAGCCTCGCTGCACCAACTCGATCGCCAAGTACAGGTTCTATCTCACTCGTCGATGCCGTCTTTCATCGACGGCCCCAGTCTCCGGTCGCTGCTCCGGCCGTCCACAAACGGGCGCCGGACCAAGACCCCAGAcagcgccggtggcggcggcggcgacggcaaaggaggcgggcatggaggaggGATCTTCAAGATGTTCAAGCTCATGCCGATGCTCTCGTCGGGGTGCAAGATGGTGGCGCTGCTGGGCCGGCACAACAGCAGGGCGCTCCTCGCGGACCACGCGACGACGGTGACGCTCTTCGGCCACCGGCGCGGCCGCGTCAGCCTGGCCATCCACGAGGACACCCGCGCGCCGCCGGTGTTCCTCATCGAGCTGCCCATGCTCACCAGCGCGCTGCACAAGGAGATCGCGTCCGGGGTGGTCAAGCTCGCGCTGGAGAGCGACACCCGCAGCGCGCGCCGCCGGCTCGTGGAGGAGTACGTGTGGGCCGTCTTCTGCAACGGCCGCAAGGCCGGCTACTCCATCCGCCGCAAGGACGCCTCCGACGACGAGCGCCACGTCATGCGCCTGCTCCGCGGCGTCTCCATGGGCGCCGGCGTGCTGCCGGCCGCGCCCGAGAAGGACGGCGGCGTGCCCGCGGGGCCCGACGGGGAGCTCACGTACGTGCGCGCCCGCGTCGAGCGCGTCGTCGGCTCCAAGGACTCCGAGGCGTTCTACATGATCAACCCCCACGAGGGTGGCGTTggaggcgatggtggcggcgacgacgacggcagcGCACCGGAGCTGAGCATTTTCCTAGTGAGAATGAAGTGAACAAAGTAAAGAGATCAGTGCTTCGTCTTCCGTATAGTAGCAACTCCAATGCAGCGACCCAAACAGACGCTTATTTTGCTTCTCTTTCTGGATACCCTCAATCCCTCATGCGAGCAGGTCACATCAGTTTTCGGCGAAATTGGAATATACATAGAGAGATTATGTGTAATATAGCAAGTTTAATGTACATATCCATCCATGCTGGACAGTTACCTCTGCCCTTCTCAGTTGGGACGAGACTGAATTCCTGCTGCGAGTCGTTGACAGATCAGTTGCCTAGAAAGGTAAAAATACAACAGATCACAGCAAAAAATCAAATCAGTTTAGAACTTTAGATCTTAATTACCAATTGTTCTTGTTACAGAACCACTGCAGTATATCCTCACTGTAAGTACAAGAAACTTCAGAGTTCTAGCTTAGCTAGAGCGTGATTTTTCTCAGCTTTAAGTTATTATATGCAGCAACAACAGTTATAATAGTAAGTAGCTATCGATCAGCATCAATCCAGCATGGCAGTTGGCAGATGGATGCAAGCATCGCCCTTGGACAGGTTCTGGTCCTGAAACTGATCGAATGGCAATCATCTTCAGTGCTGCGTGTGGGGCGGTTCATCTTTCAAGATGCATGGCATGGGGCGACCTATGCGTCTAGTGTAGTCCATCCTCGCATCGCATGCAGGCTGGGCCACCATGCACGATCTGGATTAATGGGAATGTCCATGATGAACTACTGTTAGCGTTCGATTGGTGGTGAGAGGTGTACATCATTAACTTTCCAGCTCGCCTTCGTACCCTCCCAGCCTCTCTCTGTGGGCATGCACGCATCATCCGGCCATGAATCTCTTCACAAATGGAATCGGTTACGTGTGGTTGCTCCAAGTCCACAAGGCTTGAACAGAGGGTGAGCCAGCTTACGAGTGTGCACCGACGCCGGACGTCGATATCATTtagtatgtctagaggagggttAATAGACTACAAGCAAAACCTAGGAGATTTTTTCTTCTCAATTTTAAGTTATTGGCAAATTTTAAACTTAGCTAGCGGTTGTCTAAGACTTTCTACATTGCAAACCTACAAGAGTGAGGAGACAAAATTGAAACTTGCATAAATAAGAGGTAGGATTAGGAGATTGCAGACACAAGGAGGTTTGAAGAACATTTTCCCGGTGATACAAACAGTTGGTGCTATGCTACTCCATGTTGATGTAGACATCGAATCATGGAGGTTTAGGATCTCTACGCCTATTCCCGGGGagcaaccactagtagaaaacagggcattggtcctggttcctaagggcctttagtcccgcttctacaaccgggactaaaagccccCACTTATAGTCCCGGTTGTGTTACGAACCGGGACTtaaggagctccacgtggccgctggcGGGCGTCTAGACAGGaggatctttagtcccggttggtaacaaaGGCAACCACGCGTCAGCACCTACCAAGCGCTGTGTTTATTTTTTGAAATGAGGGGTTTAGGATTTTGGAgggtttaggggtttcatattgtgtttcccccttttctttttgtgtttaccaTTCAATTCTTTTACATTAGGGTTTTCGTTTTTATTTTAGGTTTTCCATTCAACTCGacgctagctactacatatagCAATGAAGGAACCATTACACAAATCGCCATgaatatagagagaagtgacctctctttcttcatgcttggtcgaacaacaagttttcatatatctattcgacgctactacatatagtacatgttcatgcatatatACAATGTAACATCTCTTACGATCCATAATATCTAATTACCAACATTCACTACCAATTCTCGATGGTATTCTCCGGTTTTAGCTATGATCTCTTCaagaatcccaccaattcctcttgaattgctcgtatgcgagcCTTTGGTAGGAGTTCGCCCCGCTTCCATtcgatctaatttaaagaaggggatTAATATATATACTCAACACAATTGATATAATAAAATAATTttgtgaatattgtttacgtacttcaagTTTTTCCAAAAATCTGCCCGTCTCAGAGGTCGTCTGGCGAATGAACTCGCAAGCGTAGTATCCACATAAGTTATTCCCGGATCCCTGCCTCGAGCACTTTACGAGAATAGTGTTCATTTAAAATAATAATCAAGCATGATAGTGGTATTGAAACTACAATCAAAGAGATGCGCGGACCTAGCTAGTACTGCTTACACTGAGTTGTTGAAATCACAGCTCCTCTCTCCATTCACCCCTAGTTTTCTTttggtgaactctttccaaaccctgcccgacaaagaaaatgaataaagaagttattaattacttgatatcaggaaatgaacgaaaATTGCAGATATAGTGCGATAATAATTGAATTTACCTCTGGAGCATTTTTCTCAGGTCCACCCACATCTCCATGTCTTTACATAACGAGTCCATAAGAAGTACTTTTCCTGCGTCAAGCTGAATGACTAGCAAAataaagtggaacctgcgcacgcataactcatcaattacacttAACATCGAGTAAGAGAAACAGAATGGTGTGTACAAGATAGTAtaacactcactggaagttgtaaggaaatagtatTTCCCTTTTGGTTTGTTGTTGAATTAACGCCCTTAGCAAGATCTTCTCTGCATCCTTGGCGTTCCATTTTACCGTAGTTTCATGAATAGTATTTGGGTTAATGAATCCAATGTCCTAGATTTGTCCTCTTTTGCATTCGGGGATCTTATACATGCAATGAACGGGTTGAGCTAGAGAACTAATTACAGAAATGAtacttacaaacaatagcaactgacgacaGATTTGTCGAtggcgtcttgattgtataactgaaataattCTTCAAGTTGAACTTAAATCTCCTCGTCTCCATTGAAGTAATCCTCATCTTTAACCCCCGCAATGATATAGTCGGCCCCTTGCCTTTGAGGCTTCCAAGTACCAGTCatgcaatctttgcatcatcgttggtAGATGCAGGAGATCCTCAGCTCTGACAAGAGGCTTCCCATGCTCGAATCTAAAGGCTAACTCAGCCATTTCGAACTGTACCTCATCACCTAAGTAATCACCAAGAGTGAAACCAGGATCAGCGACCGCTACCCCCGGATCATTAGCAATATCGGcaaacaccttgagcggggggcacgatcgGTTTttctgttcgccgagctggggaattgttttcccCTTGTACTACTGCTAGTACTTCCCGAACGCTGCCGTGGATCTCTATATGACATTACAATAGAGCAGTCATAGTCTGATAGCAGCGGAGGCGGCGGTGGTTTCGTAATGTTTTTCAGACAGTGCCTCGCTTTTACCGGATCTATTTTCTCCTGTTGCTCGCGCCGTTTCTGCGCAAGCTGGCGTTTCACGTCGGCAGCCACAAACTCCTTGGTTTCCTCCTCAGTCATGTCGTATGCTAACTTGGCAGGAGCCTTC comes from Triticum aestivum cultivar Chinese Spring chromosome 5B, IWGSC CS RefSeq v2.1, whole genome shotgun sequence and encodes:
- the LOC123116300 gene encoding protein MIZU-KUSSEI 1, which gives rise to MPSFIDGPSLRSLLRPSTNGRRTKTPDSAGGGGGDGKGGGHGGGIFKMFKLMPMLSSGCKMVALLGRHNSRALLADHATTVTLFGHRRGRVSLAIHEDTRAPPVFLIELPMLTSALHKEIASGVVKLALESDTRSARRRLVEEYVWAVFCNGRKAGYSIRRKDASDDERHVMRLLRGVSMGAGVLPAAPEKDGGVPAGPDGELTYVRARVERVVGSKDSEAFYMINPHEGGVGGDGGGDDDGSAPELSIFLVRMK